Sequence from the Mesorhizobium sp. PAMC28654 genome:
GGCGCTGCTCGGGCTGGTGGCGCTGGCCCAGACTTTCGAATGGGTTTTTCACCTGCTGAAATATGCCGGTGCGGCATATCTGGTTTTTCTCGGCGTCAGGATCTGGCGAGCCGCCGCCAGTCAATCGGCCGAATCGCGGACACCGCAGGCATTGTCGCGATCGTTTTTCCTCGGCGCCTCCATTGCGCTGGGCAACCCGAAGGCGATTCTGTTTCACGCCTCGATCATGCCGCTGATCCTGAACCTCAACACACTGACCTTCTCTGACGGCCTGCTGGTGGTCGCCGTGGTGATCAGCGTCAATATCCTGACCATGAGCCTTTACGCGGCACTTGCGGGTCGGGCTTCCAACTGGTTCAAGACGCCGAGGCGCATGCGGCTGATGAACAGGTTTGCCGGCAGTGCAATGATCGGCACCGGAGCGCTGATTGCCGCACGCTGAGCGGTGAAGCGCCACACGGCTTGCGTTTGTCGCACTTCCCCTCTATATGCGCGCTCATTCCACACACGGACTTTGGTGTCTGCCCGGGAGAAATCCGGCTGAGACCTCCGGTGGCGTTCGAGGACATCGTCCAAAAATGCCTGTGTCCGTGGAGGCTAACCGGAAAAGGAACTAAGAATGGCACTGCCTGATTTCAGCATGCGCCAGCTTTTGGAAGCTGGCATTCACTTCGGCCACCAGACCCATCGCTGGAACCCGAAGATGGCGCCTTACATCTATGGCGCTCGCAACAACATCCACATCATCGACCTCTCGCAGACGGTGCCTTTGCTGCACCAGGCGCTGAAGCAGGTTTCCGACACAGTTGCCAAGGGCGGCCGCGTGCTGTTCGTCGGCACCAAGCGCCAGGCTTCGGACATCGTTGCCGATGCCGCACAGCGTTCGGCCCAGTATTATGTCAACTCGCGTTGGCTCGGCGGCATGCTGACCAACTGGAAGACGATTTCGAACTCGATCCAGCGCCTGCGCAAGCTCGACGAGATGCTGGCCGGCGAGGCGCAAGGGTTGACCAAGAAGGAACGCCTGAACCTCGATCGCGAGCGCGAGAAGCTCGACAAGGCACTGGGCGGCATCAAGGACATGGGCTCGACGCCGGACCTGATGTTCGTGATCGACACCAACAAGGAAGCGATCGCGATCCTCGAGGCCAAGCGTCTCGGCATCCCGGTTGTCGCCATCATCGATTCGAATTGCGATCCGGACAAGATCGACTTCCCGATCCCGGGCAATGACGACGCGGCTCGCGCCATCCAGCTTTATTGCGACCTGATCGCCAAGGCTGCGATTGACGGCATCGCCCGTCAGCAGGGTGCGCTCGGTGTCGACATCGGCGCTTCGGTCGAAGCTCCGGTGGAACCGGCACTTGATCCGGCTCCGTCGACCGAGACCCCGCAGGCTTAAACGGCGAGGGCCGGTCCCGGCCTTCATCTTTCTAATATTTTGGCACGCTAAACGGACGCACCATCGACTACCGATGGTGCGTCGGTGCATTTAAAACAAAGAGGCGACAATGAGCATTTCGGCTGCACAGGTCAAAGAACTCCGCGACTTGACTGGCGCGGGCATGATGGATTGCAAGGCGGCATTGAACGAGACCAACGGCAATATGGAAGAAGCCGTTGACTGGCTGCGCAAAAAGGGCATCTCCAAGGCAGACAAGAAGGCTGGACGTACTGCGGCGGAAGGCTTGATCGGCGTGGATTCCGGTGTTCGCGAGGCTGCCGTCATCGAGGTCAATTCCGAGACCGACTTCGTTGCCCGCAACGCGGCGTTCCAGGAGATCGTCACCAACGTTGCCAAGGTTGCGCTCGCCTATGGCGGCAAGACCGAGGCGGTGGCTGCCGCCAAGTATCCGGGTTCGGACAAGTCGGTCGCCGACACAATCAAGGATGCCGTCGGCACCATCGGCGAGAACATGAGCTTCCGTCGTTCGGCCAAGCTTAGCGTTGAGCACGGCGCTGTTGCAAACTACGTTCACAACAAAGTTGCTGATGGCCTCGGCAAGCTCGGCGTGCTTGTGGCGATCGAAACCACTGGCAATGCGGAAGCCGCCAACGCCTTTGGTCGCCAGGTCGCCATGCATGTCGCCAACTCCAATCCGATGGCGCTGACCGCGGAGCAGATCGATCCTGCCGCTGTCGAGCGCGAGAGGGCGATCTTCGCCGACCAGGCGCGCCAGTCCGGCAAGCCGGAAGCGATCATCGAGAAGATGGTCGAAGGCCGTCTGCGCAAGTTCTATGAGGAAGTCGTGCTCTTGAAGCAGGCGTTCGTGCTCAATCCCGACATCACTGTCGAGCAGGCGCTGAAGGATGCCGAGAAGGAAATCGGCGCACCGGCCAAGATCACCGCCTATCTGCGTTTCGCGCTGGGCGAAGGCATCGAGAAGGAAGAGACCGATTTCGCGGCGGAAGTCGCGGCGGCGGTCAAGAAGTAAGATTGCCCGCGGGCGATCTATCCTTCTGACGAGATTTTTCAGCCGGGTGTCCGCAGGGACGCCCGGCGGATTTCGTTTACGGTGTCTATGAAGGCTCTGAGCTTGGGCGCCATCGCCGCCCGCCGCGGGAAGTACAGAAACAGTCCCGGCTCCTCGATCGCCGTCCGCGGCAGGATCTGAACGAGGCGACCGGCGGCGATATCCGCGCGCACCAGCGGCTCGAACACATAGGCGAGCCCGACCCCAGCGAGTGCAAGGTCGATCGCCGCGAGCGAATCCGTCACGATAGCGGTGCCACGCGTCTCGACCACAACATCCTTACCGCTTTCGCTCAAGTCCCAACGATAGAGTGCACCAGAGCGAACGAGCCGGTAGCCGATGCAGTTGTGGTTCGCGAGATCGCCCACGTCGCGCGGACGGCCATGCAATCCAATATAAGCAGGGGAAGCAACGATCACGGCATGAAACGGCGGCGTGAGCCGGACCGTGATCATGTCCTGTGCGATCATCTCGCCCAATCGGATGCCAGCATCGAAGCCTTCCTCGACGATATCGACGAGACTTTGGTCGGTGAACAATTCTACCGTGACGTCCGGGTAGCGCTCGGCCATCGCCGCGACCACAGGCGTCAGCGCCAGAGGGACGGCGATGTTGGAAACATTGATCTTGAGCAGGCCAGAGGGCCGTCCCTTGATCCCGCGGATCCGATCCATCCGTTCGGCGATATCCCGAAGGGCAGGGGCGGCCGTCTCCACCAGGGCCTTGCCAGCTTCAGTCAGAGAAACGCTGCGCGTCGTGCGCGCGAACAATGGCTGACCGATGCGCTCTTCCACGAGCCGCACCGCGTGGCTGACCGCGGAAGGGCTCATGCCGAGTTCGGCCGCCGCAAGCGCGAAGCCGCCGCGCCGCGCGACGGTAACGATTACCGGCAGATGCATGAGCAGGTCTCGGTCCATTCATGAACGATATCGCATGGTCTTTACGAACAATGCAATCTTATCGATGCCAAGGCGCAGGTCCATATTCTCGTCAACACATCGGCGGCGGGCTGATGCACGAAGGAGGAAAGACATGAACGCGTTGAAGCACGTCACTTTCGCGGCAGGCATAGTGCTGGCGCCGCTCGATGCCGGTGGGGCGGAGCCGTTCGGCTGGCAGGCGCTCGCCGACGAGCGGGCCGTCATCCGCATCGCCGATGCCATCGACCGCGCCGTCGATGCGCAGGATTGGAGTGTCGCCCGCAGCTATTTCGCGGATCGGGTTACCGCTGATTTCAGCAGCCTATCCGGGCAGCCTGCGGCCAACATCGCCTCCGACGATCTGATCGGCGCCTGGGCTGGCAACCTCAAAGGCAGCAAGACAAGCTTGCATCTGCGCACCAATCATCAGGTCCTCCTCGAGGCCGACACGGCGACCGTCCTTTCCAACGGCTATGCGTGGAACCGGATGGAAGGCAATGGCGATCCGCTTTGGGAAGTCTGGGGCACCTATGAGCATCACCTGACCCGTTCTGTCGCCGGCTGGAAGGTCGATGGCTTCACGTTCCGCATGACGCATGAGCGCGGTAACCTCTGGGTCAAGGCCACCCCCGGCCAGTGACGCCACGTCAATCGGTTCAGGACAGGAAAACACCATGACGATGACTTATTACACGCTCGGCAACAGCGGGCTGCGCGTCAGCCGATTGGCGCTCGGCACGATGACCTTCGGCACCGAATGGGGCTGGGGCGCCGACAGGGACACCGCCCGCGCAATGTTCGATGCGTATGTCGAGGCTGGCGGCAATTTCTTTGATACCGCCGACCTCTATACGGCCGGCACCAGTGAGACGTGGCTCGGCGAATTCGTTGCCGAGCGCGGGTTGCGCGACAAGGCGGTGATCACCACCAAATTCACCATGAACTCGCACCCCGGCAATCCGAACGCCGGCGGCAACGGCCGCAAGAACATAATGCGCGCCGTGGACGCGTCGCTGAAGCGGCTGGGGACGGACTACATCGATCTCTATCTGCTGCATGTGTGGGACAGGCTGACCCCTGCCGAGGAGGTCCTGCGCGCGCTGGACGACCTGGTTCGTGTGGGAAAGGTGCGCCATATCGGTCTGTCCAATGTGCCGGCCTGGTATGCCGGACGGGCGCAGGCCATCGCCGAATTGCGCGGCTACGAGCCGATCTCGGCGCTGCAGCTCGAATATTCGCTCGCGGAGCGGGCCATCGAGCACGAATTCGTGCCCTTCGGCGCTCGCCACGGCGCCGGCATCATGGTCTGGAGTCCGCTGGCCAGCGGGCTACTCAGCGGCAAATACCTGCCGGCACAGGCTGGAAACGCCGGCCGGCTCGATGGTTTCCGCGACACGACTCATCCGGGCTTCCAGAAGTTCAGCGAACGCAACTGGGCGATCGTGGCCGAGCTCGAAAAAGTGGCCGCTGAACTCGGCCACGGCATGGCTCAAGTCGCGCTCAATTGGGTGGCGACGCAGCCCGGCGTCGCCACCGTCATCCTTGGCGCGACAAAGCTCTTCCAGGTGCAGAGCAATCTCGCTTCGCTCGATTTCTCTATTCCCACTGATCTTCGACGTCGGCTGGATTCGGTGAGTAGCGCGCCGGCGCCTTTCCCGCATTCCTATTTCGGGTCCGAGATACAGGTCAGGGTGACCGGCGGTGTCGTGACCGGGGACAAGCCGTCTGGCTATGCATCCCCGGTTGTGGTCGAAGGCGAGGCCGTCAGCATCAGCAGCAATTGACCAAAGAAGCCTGGAATTTTGCAGAAGGGCGCGGCGTGACATCGCTGCGCCCTTCGTGTATCGGGTCAACCCGTCATGACAGCACCGCCAGGCAAAGCGGAGCAGTTTTCGCCTCCAGATTTGCCGCCGAGATTGCGAGGAACCAGATGACGGTGAAGCCCCTCTTCCGACGTGTCTTGTTGAAAGCGTCGGGCGAAGCATTGATGGGCGAACAGCATTTCGGGATCGACGTGTCGGTCGTCGATCGCATCGCATCCGACATCGCCGAGGCCCGCGCGCTGGGTATCGAGGTCGGTGTCGTCATCGGCGGCGGCAACATCTTTCGCGGCGTGGCGGTTGCCTCCAAGGGTGGTGACCGGGTGACCGGCGATCACATGGGCATGCTGGCCACCGTCATCAACTCGCTGGCATTGCGCACCTCGCTGAACAAGATCGGCGTCGAAGCCGTGGTGCTCTCGGCGATCGCAATGCCTGAGCTTTGCGAGAGCTTTTCGCAGCGGCAGGCTACCGCCTACATGAACCAGGGCAAGGTCGTCATCTTTGCCGGAGGCACCGGCAATCCGTTCTTCACCACTGATTCGGCGGCAGCACTTCGCGCGGCGGAAATCGGCGCCGACGCACTGTTCAAGGGCACCCAGGTCGATGGTGTCTATTCGGCCGACCCCAAGAAAGATCCCAGCGCGACGCGTTTCGAGCGCATCAGCCATGCCGAAGTCATAAAACGCGGGCTTGCCATCATGGATACAGCAGCGATTGCACTTGCGCGCGAAAACAACATTCCGATAATCGTCTATTCGATCCACGAGAAAGGTGGGTTTGGCGATATTCTGAGGGGTGGCGGCCGCTGTACGGTCGTCGCGGACACTTGATCCGGAGCATGGTTGCGAAAACGTGGGATCAATTTTCGCAATCTGGCTCGAACGCGGGGTTCTCCCCTGAAGCAGTGAACCCGGGGCAGCCGGGTCGAGGAGACAATTATGAGTGGTGAGTACGAAGACCTCAAGCGGCGCATGGATGGGGCGATCGCCGCGTTCAAGCACGACCTGGCTTCGCTTAGGACCGGTCGTGCGTCGAGCAATCTGCTCGATGCGATCCAGGTGCAGGCCTATGGCACCTCCATGCCGATCAACCAGGTGGCCAACGTCTCGGTGCCGGAGCCGCGCATGATTTCGGTGTCGGTATGGGACAAGTCGATGGTCAGCGCCGTGGATCGCGCCATTCGAGAGTCCAATCTCGGCTTCAACCCGATCGTGGACGGCACCAACCTCAGGATTCCACTGCCTGAGCTCAACGAGCAGCGCCGCAAGGAACTGGTCAAGATCTCGCATGGCTATGCCGAGAATGCCCGGGTCGCCGTGCGCCACGTGCGCCGCGACGGCATGGACTTCCTGAAGAAGGCTGAGAAAGACGGCGATATCAGCGAGGACGATCAGCGCAAGCGGTCCGACCAGGTCCAGAAACTTACCGACGAGACGATCAGCAACATCGACCATCTGCTTTCCGATAAGGAAGCTGAAATCATGCAGGTTTAGGGTCCGGCCATCGGCTGACCCGAAAGCGAAAACATGGCAACGCCCGCGCATGTCGCGATCATCATGGACGGAAATGGACGCTGGGCCAAGGCGCGCGGCCTGCCGCGGCTTGCCGGCCATCGCGCCGGTGTCGAGGCGTTGCGCAAGGCGGTGCGGGCGGCGCCTGGCCTCGGCGTGTCCTTCCTGACAGTCTACGCCTTTTCATCCGAGAATTGGTCGCGGCCAAAGTCCGAAGTCAGCGACCTGATGGGCCTGCTGAAGCTCTTCATCCGCCGTGATCTCGCTGAACTGCACCAGAGCGGCGTGCGGGTGCGAATCATCGGCGACAGGACAGGGCTGCAGGCCGACATCAGAGGCCTTCTCGACGAGGCCGAATCGCTGACGATCCACAACACCTCGCTGACGCTGGTCATTGCCTTCAACTATGGTGGGCGTGATGAGATCGTGCGTACAGCGCGCAAGCTCGCGCAGGCCGTGGCCCGCGGCGAGATCGACAGCGAGGCAATCACCGCCGAGAGCTTTGCCGGCTGTCTCGACACGCAGGGTATTCCCGATCCGGAACTGGTTATCCGCACCAGCGGCGAGCTCCGGCTATCGAACTTCCTCCTTTGGCAAGCTGCCTATAGCGAGCTCGTTTTCCTGCCCTGCTACTGGCCCGATTTCAGCCGTGAGCACTTTGCGGAGGCCTTGCGCGAATTTGCCGGCCGCGAACGCCGCTTCGGCGGACCAGGCCCGCAAGACGTCGCTTCGCGACCGGCCGCAGGATGAGCAATCTTCAGCTGCGCGTCCTTTCAGCGATCGTGCTTGCCATCCTCGCCCTTGGCCTGACCTGGTTTGGCGGCCTGCCGTTTCGCCTGCTTTCAGCGGCGATGTCGGCCGTGATCTTCCACGAATGGACGCGTATGTCGCGCCCGGAGGGGGCGGCCGGGCTGGGGTTCCTGCCGGAAGCGCTGCTCCTGATTTTCATCTGCGCCCTGATCGCCGGCCTGCAAGCATCCCTGATGCTGTCACTCGTCGCGGTTCTGTTCGCCATTACGGCCGTTGCCGCGCGGTTGCGCAATGTGGGGCAGTGGGATGCGTCCGGCCTTGCCTACGCAGCCATTTCAGGCCTTTCCCTGTCGCTGATGCGCGACAACGACCATTCGGGCCTCGTCGCGATTCTGTTCCTGTTCGCGGTCGTCTGGGCAACCGATATTTTTGCTTACTTCGTTGGCCGCGCGGTCGGTGGTCCGAAACTGGCGCCATCGATTTCGCCCGGCAAGACGCGCAGCGGAGCGCTCGGCGGTGCCTTCGGTGGCGTTGTCGCGGGGCTCGCCCTGGCTGCCGCTGCCGGTGCCGGCAACCTCGCACTGCTCGGCCTTGTGGCGCTCGTGCTTTCCATCGTGGCGCAGGCTGGAGATCTGTTCGAATCATGGGTCAAGCGCAGGCACGGCCGCAAGGATTCGGGTACCCTCATACCGGGCCACGGCGGCGTCATGGACCGGGTCGACGGGCTTGTCGCGGCGGCCTTCGCCCTATACCTCATTGGCTGGATTTCGGCGACCGCCGAGCATCCGGCACACGGGCTGTTTCCGGCTTGAGTGGCACCGTTCCACGACTGGCCGCACAAGCGCCATGGATTCGCCTCGATTGATGTGACAGTCGCGGCGTGGCCTGCGCCGCGGAAGAATTTGAGGGCAAGACTTGAACGAGATTCTTCACGCGGTTTTCAGCACGGAGGGCTTTATTCTCGGCACTCTGGTGCCCTTCCTGTTCGTTTTGACAGTGGTGGTGTTCGTCCACGAGATGGGCCACTACCTGGTTGGCCGCTGGTGCGGCATTGGCGTAAGGGCCTTCTCGATAGGCTTCGGCCCGGAGATATTCGGTTTCAACGACCGCCATGGCACGCGCTGGAAACTCTGCGCCATACCGCTCGGCGGATACGTAAAATTCGTTGGCGACATGAATGCCACGTCGAGCCAGCCAAGTTCCGAGGACATCGAAACGCTGACCGACGAAGAGCGCAAGGTGGCGTTCCACACGCAGCCGATCTGGAAGCGCGCCGCGACAGTGGTCGCCGGGCCGCTGTTCAATTTCCTGCTGACGATCGTGGTCTTTGCCGTGCTGTTTGCCGCTTACGGCCGCTATGTCTCGGAGCCGATGGTGGCCGAGGTCACGGCTGAAAGCCCGGCGGCCAAGGCCGGAATTCTTCCTGGCGACCGATTCGTCAGCGTCGATGGAAGCAAGGTCGAGACTTTCGCTGACGTCCAGCGAATGGTTTCAGGGCGCGCCGGCGATATCATCACCTTCGTCATGCTGCGCGACGGCAAGGAAGTCACCGCGACGGCGACGCCGCAGTTGATGGAGCAGGACGACGCGCTGGGCAACAAGGTCAAGGTGGCGGTGATCGGCGTCGTCAATAACAAGGAACTCGGACAGCCCCGGCTGATCACCTACAGTCCCGCCGGCGCATTGACGGCGGCGGTCGAGGAAACCGGCCACATCATCCAGCGCACGGGCCAGTTCCTGCAGCGGTTTGTCGTCGGGCGGGAAGACAAATGCCAGCTTGGCGGCCCGGTGAAGATCGCGGACATGGCAGGCAAGGCGGCAAAGCTGGGCTTCGAATGGCTCGTGCAGCTGGTCGCGCTGCTCTCTGTCGGGATAGGTATTTTAAACCTTTTGCCGATTCCCCCCCTCGACGGCGGGCATCTCTTGTTCTACGGCGTGGAGGCGGTCATACGGCGGCCAGTGTCGGAGCGGATGATGGAAATGGCCTATAGGGCCGGCATGATTCTCGTGCTGTGTTTTATGGGTTTCGTTTTCTGGAACGATCTGTTTGGATGCTGAAATCATGAAGAAATTTGGCTTTGACACAGCCTATGTTGAGACGGCGTTTACCATGCGTGGGGATATGCGTGACGCGAAAGCCACGCATCAGGGTTAAGTAAATACAAATTAACCAGAAGCCTTGCGTGTAGGGAAAATCCGGTTAATACGGTAGGGGAAATGACCGCACGTCCGGTTTTCTCGCCGTGGGGACTTCGAGAAAAAGGTTATAAAGCCCGATGAAGGCAGCATCCAAGTTTCTGAGCGCCGCGTCCGCGGTTGCCATGTCCGCGGCTCTGGTCGTGCCTGGCGCGCTCACTGTTCAGTTTGTAGCCACATCTGCCGCCGAGGCGGCCGTTGTCAGCAGGGTTGAGGTCAGCGGCAATCAGCGCATCGACGCCGATACCATCCGCAATTACATCACGATCAAGCCGGGCAAGGCGTTCTCCAGCGCCGATATCGACGCCGCCGTGAAGGTTCTCTTTGGTACGGGACTGTTCTCGGACGTACAGATCAACCAGGTCGGTTCGACCCTGATCGTCAAGGTTGCCGAATATCAGGTCGTCAACCAGGTCCTGTTCCAGGGCAACAAGAAGCTCAAGGACAACGCGCTTCAAGCCGCCGTGCAGCTGAAGTCGCGAGGCACGTTCTCCCAGGCAGCCCTTGATTCCGACGTCGAGGCGGTCAAGGCGGCGTACCAGCGCATTGGTCGCGACGACGCCGCCGTGACGACGCAGATCATGCAGCTCGGCGACAATCGAGTGAATGTCGTCTTCAACATCAACGAAGGCGGCCGCACCCAGATCACGGCGATCAATTTCGTCGGCAACAGCGCCTATTCGAGCCGTCGTCTGTCGGACGTGATCAACACCAAGCGTTCGTCCTGGCTGTCGTTCGTGCTGCGTGACGACGTCTACGATGAGGACAAGCTGCGCGCCGACCAGGAGCTGCTGCGCCGCTTCTACTACAATCATGGCTATGCCGATTTCCAGGTGGTGTCCGCGGTCGGCGAGCTTGACAGCTCGACGAACAAGTACACCGTCACCATCACCGTGCAGGAAGGCGATCGCTACAACTTCGGCGATATCAGCGTCGAAAGCACGATTCCCGAGGTTGACGGCAAGGCGCTGCAGTCGGTGGTCGACACGCAGAAGGGCGATACCTACAACGCCAAGAAGGTCGAGGACTCGATCATCGCGCTGACCGAAAAGGTCGCGGGTTCGGGCTATGCTTTTGCCCAGGTGACGCCGCGCGGCGACCGCAACTTTGAGAATCACACCATTTCGGTCGTCTATACGATCGATCAGGGCACCAAAGCCTATGTCGAGCGTATCGAAATCCGGGGCAACGATCGTACGCGCGACTATGTCATTCGCCGCGAGTTCGACGTCAGCGAGGGTGATGCCTTCAATCAGGTTCTCATCCAGCGCGCGAAGAAGCGCCTTGAAGCCCTTAACTACTTTGAAAAAGTAGATATTTCGACGGTCCCGGGCTCTCAGCCGGACCAGGTCGTGCTCGTGGTCGACGTCGTCGAGAAGTCGACCGGCGAGTTTTCGGTGGGTGCGGGCTATTCGACCGGTGGCGACACTCCTGGTCCGACCGTCGAAGGTTCGGTTACCGAGCGCAATTTCCTTGGCCGTGGCCAGTTCATCAAGCTCTCGGCGGGCGGCGGCAAGAACTCGCGCGACTATGGCCTGTCGTTCACCGAACCCTATTTCCTTGGTCGGCGCATTGCCGCAGGGTTTGATATCTACAACCAGACCCGAGGTTATACCAACTACAACGCCGTGACGACGGGCGCGACCGTGCGCCTCGGACTGCCGATCACCAACAGCATTTCAACGCAGTTGGCGTATAATATCTCGCAGGAAAAATACAGTTATGCCGACGGCTGCCTGAACAGTAGCGGCCAATATATTCCTTACGACCCCAGCAATCCTCTTGCCAGCAGTTGCAACATTTCGGGGGCGATCCAGCAGGGTATCGCAGAAAGCCCGTGGCTGAAGTCATCGGTCAGCCTTGGGTTGCTGTACAACACCATCGACGACATGAAGAACCCGCATGAAGGACTTTACGCCAATACGAGCGTCGAGGTGGCCGGTCTGGGCGGTGATGCGAAGTTCGTCAAGCTCACGACACGCGGTAGCGTCTACCAGACCCTTTCGGAACAACTTGACGTGGTCGGTTTGATTTCTGGCGGCGCCGGCTATGTCGAAGGTTATGGTAGCAACGGGCTGCGCATTTTCGATCAATTCCAGAGCACGGATCGCATGATACGTGGCTTCGCTTATGGTGGCATCGGCCCTGTTGCTTCGGGTACCAGCGGCGATCATGTCGGCGGCACCACCTATTTCAACGCGTCGGCGGAAGCCCAATTCCCGATACCTGGTATCCCGGAAAGCTTCGGCTTGCGTGGCGCGGTCTTCGCCGACGCGGCGACGCTGTATGGCAGCAAGATTGACTCGTCTCTGGTCGATCCTTCGTCAACCGGAATGCAGTTGCGTGCGTCTGTCGGCTTTGGTGTGATGTGGGCATCGCCCTTTGGCCCAATCCGTATTGACTATGCGATCCCGGTCAAGAAGCAGGCGACCGACGACGTGCAGGAATTCAACTTCGGCATAGCGACCCGTTTCTGATCCGCGGGCAAGAATGCTTCCGGGCCATTTTGGTCCGGAAGAAAGTGTCCCGACCTAGCTGGATAATGCTTCTGGAATGACCGATCCGGTGTTCTTCGCGCCCTCACGCCGGTATACGGCGGGCGAAGTCGCGAATCTGACCGGCTCAGTGCTTGTCGATTCCGACCACTCTCAAGTATTGATCGAGGCTCTGGCGCCCGCAAGCGAAGGCGGTGAGAACGCGCTTGTCTTCGTTGACGGCCGGCGCAACTCCGCGCTGATGCCGTCCCTGCGTGCGGCAGCCGTTCTGTGCCCTGCCGAATTCGCCGGCAAGGCGCCCGCGGGCATAGCGGTTCTCATCCATCCGCGCCCGCAGCAGGCTTTTGCGTTTGTTGGACGCCTGCTTTTTCCGACAGCCGCGACACCGGGGCCGATCACCAGCGAAACCGGCGTTTCGCCACATGCGCATGTCGATCCGACCGCCCATGTCGAGGCTGGCGTGATCATCGAAGCCGGTGCGGTCGTTGGACCTCGCGCGTCCATCGGCAGCGGAACCGTGATCGCCCCCAACGCTGTCATTGGCCCGTCCTGCCAGATCGGCCGCGACGGCTATATCGGCCCAGGTGCCAGCATCCAGTACGCCCTGATCGGCAATCGCGTGATCATCCATGGCGGGGC
This genomic interval carries:
- the rseP gene encoding RIP metalloprotease RseP produces the protein MNEILHAVFSTEGFILGTLVPFLFVLTVVVFVHEMGHYLVGRWCGIGVRAFSIGFGPEIFGFNDRHGTRWKLCAIPLGGYVKFVGDMNATSSQPSSEDIETLTDEERKVAFHTQPIWKRAATVVAGPLFNFLLTIVVFAVLFAAYGRYVSEPMVAEVTAESPAAKAGILPGDRFVSVDGSKVETFADVQRMVSGRAGDIITFVMLRDGKEVTATATPQLMEQDDALGNKVKVAVIGVVNNKELGQPRLITYSPAGALTAAVEETGHIIQRTGQFLQRFVVGREDKCQLGGPVKIADMAGKAAKLGFEWLVQLVALLSVGIGILNLLPIPPLDGGHLLFYGVEAVIRRPVSERMMEMAYRAGMILVLCFMGFVFWNDLFGC
- the bamA gene encoding outer membrane protein assembly factor BamA, which translates into the protein MKAASKFLSAASAVAMSAALVVPGALTVQFVATSAAEAAVVSRVEVSGNQRIDADTIRNYITIKPGKAFSSADIDAAVKVLFGTGLFSDVQINQVGSTLIVKVAEYQVVNQVLFQGNKKLKDNALQAAVQLKSRGTFSQAALDSDVEAVKAAYQRIGRDDAAVTTQIMQLGDNRVNVVFNINEGGRTQITAINFVGNSAYSSRRLSDVINTKRSSWLSFVLRDDVYDEDKLRADQELLRRFYYNHGYADFQVVSAVGELDSSTNKYTVTITVQEGDRYNFGDISVESTIPEVDGKALQSVVDTQKGDTYNAKKVEDSIIALTEKVAGSGYAFAQVTPRGDRNFENHTISVVYTIDQGTKAYVERIEIRGNDRTRDYVIRREFDVSEGDAFNQVLIQRAKKRLEALNYFEKVDISTVPGSQPDQVVLVVDVVEKSTGEFSVGAGYSTGGDTPGPTVEGSVTERNFLGRGQFIKLSAGGGKNSRDYGLSFTEPYFLGRRIAAGFDIYNQTRGYTNYNAVTTGATVRLGLPITNSISTQLAYNISQEKYSYADGCLNSSGQYIPYDPSNPLASSCNISGAIQQGIAESPWLKSSVSLGLLYNTIDDMKNPHEGLYANTSVEVAGLGGDAKFVKLTTRGSVYQTLSEQLDVVGLISGGAGYVEGYGSNGLRIFDQFQSTDRMIRGFAYGGIGPVASGTSGDHVGGTTYFNASAEAQFPIPGIPESFGLRGAVFADAATLYGSKIDSSLVDPSSTGMQLRASVGFGVMWASPFGPIRIDYAIPVKKQATDDVQEFNFGIATRF
- the lpxD gene encoding UDP-3-O-(3-hydroxymyristoyl)glucosamine N-acyltransferase, which codes for MTDPVFFAPSRRYTAGEVANLTGSVLVDSDHSQVLIEALAPASEGGENALVFVDGRRNSALMPSLRAAAVLCPAEFAGKAPAGIAVLIHPRPQQAFAFVGRLLFPTAATPGPITSETGVSPHAHVDPTAHVEAGVIIEAGAVVGPRASIGSGTVIAPNAVIGPSCQIGRDGYIGPGASIQYALIGNRVIIHGGARIGQDGFGFVAGAKGPERVPQIGRVVIQDDVEIGSNTTVDRGAMSDTVIGQGSKIDNLVQIAHNVRIGRNCIVAGLSGISGSVTVGDNVTMGGGVGLADHLTIGTGAKLAARSGFMSNVPAGEIWGGYPAQPMAEAMREIAALRQLARTRKQGDGGNG